The proteins below come from a single SAR324 cluster bacterium genomic window:
- a CDS encoding ATP-binding protein: MDLKISDILETETEEELPEEESPQEEDEDLVENDEILVDELPIEDDPGEIILGSQIGLMACSGVAGIVGLIGRDNELRELQTRLDRRQSVLIFGERFIGKTVLLEQLYQTNAHKKVVFIRQSKPLATLFETLFIKLYEWNMIYSTGIKQDEYEDFDELWKTLRRQTTAVKINILEQILTVHRNIVFLVDDVDSIPITGERLLSVIVSYGSIIGTARDKKQSIMSIYFRSLRLGLGGLSEANIDLIARDFLRLQNISIQDETHLVKHLRRAVGGSPGAASDLLYSLANEPTVTREKARALTHKAGTSEINIGLFWVLLSVLLAAFRVYGMKTGNLPVVIGGTIILMFLMIFRGTLLKGIQQQKK, translated from the coding sequence ATGGACCTTAAAATAAGCGACATCCTTGAAACGGAAACCGAGGAAGAACTACCGGAGGAAGAGTCGCCACAGGAAGAAGATGAGGACCTTGTTGAAAACGACGAAATCCTTGTGGATGAACTGCCGATTGAGGATGACCCGGGAGAGATCATTCTGGGTTCACAGATAGGCTTGATGGCGTGTTCCGGTGTTGCCGGGATCGTGGGACTGATTGGAAGGGACAATGAACTGAGAGAATTGCAAACAAGACTTGATCGTAGGCAATCCGTACTCATTTTTGGAGAACGTTTCATTGGAAAAACCGTATTGCTGGAACAACTTTATCAAACAAATGCCCACAAGAAAGTCGTGTTTATCCGTCAGTCCAAGCCACTGGCAACCCTGTTTGAAACCCTGTTTATCAAGCTTTATGAGTGGAACATGATCTATTCCACAGGAATCAAACAGGATGAGTATGAAGATTTTGATGAGTTGTGGAAAACGTTACGACGGCAGACAACCGCCGTAAAAATCAACATTCTGGAGCAGATTCTCACCGTACACAGGAACATTGTTTTTCTGGTGGATGATGTGGATTCCATTCCCATCACAGGAGAACGCCTGCTGTCTGTGATCGTTTCTTATGGCTCGATCATAGGCACTGCCAGAGATAAGAAACAGTCGATCATGAGTATCTATTTTAGATCGTTGCGGCTGGGACTTGGCGGTTTATCCGAAGCGAATATTGACCTGATCGCCAGGGATTTTCTGAGACTGCAAAATATTTCCATCCAGGATGAAACCCATTTGGTCAAGCATCTCCGCCGTGCGGTGGGTGGCAGTCCGGGAGCCGCTTCAGATTTGCTCTACAGTCTGGCCAATGAACCCACTGTCACACGGGAAAAAGCGCGTGCGCTCACACATAAAGCGGGAACATCCGAGATCAATATCGGGCTGTTCTGGGTTTTACTGAGTGTGTTACTGGCGGCATTCAGAGTGTACGGCATGAAGACAGGCAACCTCCCGGTTGTCATTGGTGGAACCATTATTTTAATGTTCCTGATGATTTTCAGGGGTACGTTGCTAAAAGGCATCCAGCAACAAAAAAAATAA
- a CDS encoding metal-dependent hydrolase: MLTPAHIVFNHFVYVGASVMFNHPISTGEIVAITLTAPLPDIDTPKSIMGKAFPMASRYLDTHHGHRTITHSIWAVLIIACLATPLVVNSWWTYIAAVAGYFMHIVADTFTKQGPMFFYPKVKAYFVSLVPEFRMVTGGAHEKVLMGIMICSLLFLYPLSYTGLIPIIELLFGNPKKQQTQELTEKRDFDRRLQASEKAKNQRSKTELDAMLQDGIIDRFEYNQMIKEYETTLGEMGLYTAENDIGEDASCLASVEGFNKEFVFVNTSPSCVSVSRNSDGLFPVKLSGADEIPGAVQILKGKVINLACETQEERPVCKFYFEGKLFKP, translated from the coding sequence ATGCTCACACCTGCCCATATTGTTTTCAATCATTTTGTCTATGTCGGCGCATCCGTGATGTTCAATCACCCGATTTCAACAGGTGAGATTGTCGCAATCACACTTACAGCACCACTCCCGGACATTGACACACCCAAATCCATCATGGGAAAAGCGTTTCCCATGGCATCCCGTTATCTTGACACCCACCATGGACACCGAACCATCACACATTCCATCTGGGCGGTGTTGATCATTGCCTGTTTAGCGACTCCATTGGTGGTTAATTCATGGTGGACGTACATCGCCGCGGTAGCAGGCTATTTCATGCATATCGTGGCTGATACCTTCACAAAACAGGGTCCGATGTTTTTCTATCCCAAAGTCAAAGCCTATTTTGTGTCACTTGTCCCAGAGTTTCGCATGGTGACAGGAGGAGCGCATGAAAAAGTTTTGATGGGAATCATGATTTGTTCTTTGCTTTTTTTGTATCCTTTGTCATATACGGGATTGATACCAATCATAGAATTATTGTTTGGAAATCCCAAAAAACAGCAGACTCAGGAGTTGACGGAAAAGAGGGATTTTGACAGGCGTCTTCAGGCTTCAGAAAAGGCCAAGAATCAGCGATCCAAAACAGAACTGGATGCCATGCTGCAAGACGGGATTATTGACCGTTTTGAATACAATCAGATGATAAAAGAATATGAAACAACGCTTGGTGAAATGGGACTCTACACCGCAGAAAATGACATAGGAGAAGATGCTTCCTGTCTGGCCAGCGTCGAGGGCTTCAACAAGGAATTTGTGTTTGTCAACACGTCTCCCTCGTGTGTCAGTGTTTCACGCAATTCAGACGGTCTTTTCCCTGTAAAATTATCGGGAGCGGATGAGATCCCGGGTGCTGTACAAATTCTTAAAGGCAAAGTGATCAACCTTGCCTGCGAAACACAGGAAGAACGTCCTGTCTGTAAATTTTATTTTGAAGGGAAACTGTTTAAGCCATGA